In Candidatus Pantoea floridensis, the genomic window CGCGTAGCCACATCGGCGGCCTCTGATTGTTTGCTTCAACAATGTGCTGCCACTGTTCTGGCCATGCCGCCTGCAGACGTTTCAATAACCAGCCGGGATGCCAGTAACGTTGTGTACCTTGAGCGACTTCGGCTAGCAGTGTTTCCTGCTGGCGCTGGAACTGGCGTAGTACGCCATTGAGTAGACCTTTCAAATTTGCGCGCTTAAGAGCTTCAGCACCCGCAACGGTTTCTGCCAGAGCTGCATGCGCAGGTACGCGGGTGTAGACTAACTGATAAAGCCCCACCATCATCAAATAATGCAACACACGCTGTTTACCGGTTAAGGTGCGCTCCATCAATTTACCAATTAAGGCTTCCAGCTGTGGCAATGTGCGCATCACGCCGAAGCACAGCTCTTGCAGCAGTGCGCCATCTTTATCGGATAACGTTTTTTGCGCACCAGGCAAAACAGCGCTAAGCGATTCGCCTTTATCCACAACGCGTTCGATGAGTTGCGCGGCCAGGCTACGCAGGTTGATTGTCTTTTTCATTTTCATTTATCAAACAAAAAGCCCGGTTTAACCGGGCTTGGAGGATCAGGCCAAAACAGTTCCAGGAGTGAACCATTCACGGCGCGAATTTAGCAGGTCCTGTGCGGACATGGCTTTTTTACCGGCAGGTTGGAGTGACAGTAGATTGAGCACGCCATCGGCTGTCGCAATCTGAATACCCTGTTTATCGGCATGCAGTATCTCACCCGGTTGTTTATTTTGATGCGGCAAAACGCTCGCCTGCCACACCTTTACCGGCTGTTCATCCACCATGAAGTAGCTCATTGGCCATGGATTGAAGGCACGGATACAACGTTCCAACTGCACAGCAGAAAGCGACCAATCGAGGCGCGCCTCCTCTTTGCTCAGCTTTTCCGCGTAAGAGACTAGCGCTTCATCTTGCACTTCAGGCTGAGCCTGACCACTTGCCAGCAAATCCAGCGTTAACAGCATGCCCTGTGGACCGAGCTGTGCCAGCTTTTCATAGAGTGAAGCGCTCGTGTCTTCCGCGGTAATTGGACAAGAAAGCTTATGCAGCATGTCACCGGTATCGAGGCCAACATCCATTTGCATGATGGTCACACCGGTTTCATTGTCCCCAGCCCAAAGAGAACGTTGAATTGGGGCGGCACCGCGCCAGCGCGGCAAAAGCGAACCGTGCACATTAATACAACCCAGGCGCGGCATTGTCAGCACTGCTTTCGGCAGGATCAAACCATATGCGACAACCACCATAATGTCGGCCTGCAGATCGGCAACCAGCTGCTGATTCTCTTCAGGCTTCAAGGATTTCGGTTGATACACTGGCACATCATGTGCCTGTGCCAGCACTTTTACTGGACTCGGTGTGAGTTTATTTCCGCGTCCGGCAGGACGATCGGGCTGGGTAAAGACACCAATAACCTGATGCTCAGAAGCAAGCAGCGCGTCAAGATGACGCGCTGCGAAGTCAGGTGTACCGGCAAAGATAATTTTGAGCGGTGCAGACACAGTTTAACCTTCTATTCGCGCTTAATCTTCGCGTGCGTTAAGGCGGGCCAACTTTTCCAGTTTCTGTTTAATACGCTGACGTTTAAGTGGCGACAGATAATCAATGAAGAGTTTGCCATCAAGATGATCGATTTCATGCTGGATACAAATCGCCAGCAGGCCATCGGTTTCAAGCTCAAAGCTTTTACCATCGCGATCCTGCGCACGCACTTTGACCCATTCAGCCCGCGGTACAAACGCGCGTTGCTC contains:
- the fmt gene encoding methionyl-tRNA formyltransferase, which produces MSAPLKIIFAGTPDFAARHLDALLASEHQVIGVFTQPDRPAGRGNKLTPSPVKVLAQAHDVPVYQPKSLKPEENQQLVADLQADIMVVVAYGLILPKAVLTMPRLGCINVHGSLLPRWRGAAPIQRSLWAGDNETGVTIMQMDVGLDTGDMLHKLSCPITAEDTSASLYEKLAQLGPQGMLLTLDLLASGQAQPEVQDEALVSYAEKLSKEEARLDWSLSAVQLERCIRAFNPWPMSYFMVDEQPVKVWQASVLPHQNKQPGEILHADKQGIQIATADGVLNLLSLQPAGKKAMSAQDLLNSRREWFTPGTVLA